A genomic region of Deltaproteobacteria bacterium contains the following coding sequences:
- a CDS encoding aminopeptidase P N-terminal domain-containing protein: protein MDATTYAERRGAFMERMGEGVAIIPAAPQSTRSNDVEYRYRQDNDLLYLSGFPEPNCLCVLVPGHEAQRFVLFVQPRDREKETWTGKRYGTEGAKEVFGADAAYTIDQVKEVLPGLLAGADRVYFAPGRDERMNALIQGLLDASRSGRARTGRGVVSLVDPASILHEMRLFKSSGELDLMRKAVAASERAHAAAMRAARDGACEYELEALLEYHFRAAGGSGMAYPSIVASGANATILHYTQNDRRMRDGDLVLIDAGAEFDGYCSDVTRTFPVAPAYSPPQRRIYETVLRAQKEGIALVRPGVSMEDIHRRATEVLVEGLLDTGLLSGKADELIEQGEHARFYMHRTGHWLGLDVHDVGRYRIDGAVRPLEPGMVLTVEPGLYIAEDVDGVSDDYRGIGVRIEDDVLVTDAGHEVLSAAIPKEVDAIEAIRREALASPSPAPPLST from the coding sequence ATGGACGCAACCACCTATGCGGAGCGGCGCGGTGCCTTCATGGAGCGCATGGGCGAGGGCGTGGCCATCATTCCGGCGGCGCCCCAGTCCACTCGGTCCAACGACGTGGAGTACCGCTACCGGCAGGACAACGACCTGCTTTATCTGAGCGGCTTTCCGGAGCCCAACTGTCTTTGCGTGCTGGTGCCGGGGCACGAGGCGCAACGCTTCGTACTCTTTGTGCAGCCGCGGGACCGGGAGAAGGAGACCTGGACGGGGAAGCGCTACGGGACCGAGGGGGCGAAGGAGGTGTTCGGGGCGGACGCGGCCTACACCATCGATCAGGTGAAGGAGGTTCTTCCGGGGCTTCTGGCCGGGGCGGACCGGGTGTACTTCGCGCCGGGGCGGGACGAGCGCATGAACGCTCTGATCCAGGGGCTTCTCGACGCCAGCCGGTCCGGGCGCGCGCGCACCGGCCGGGGGGTGGTGTCGCTGGTGGACCCGGCCTCCATCCTGCACGAAATGCGGCTTTTCAAGTCGTCCGGTGAACTGGACCTCATGCGCAAGGCGGTGGCGGCGTCGGAACGGGCTCACGCCGCGGCCATGCGGGCGGCGCGCGACGGCGCGTGCGAGTACGAGCTTGAGGCCTTGCTGGAATACCACTTCCGCGCGGCCGGCGGGTCGGGCATGGCGTATCCCTCCATCGTCGCCTCCGGAGCCAACGCCACCATCCTCCACTACACGCAGAACGACCGCCGCATGCGCGACGGCGACCTCGTGCTCATCGACGCGGGCGCGGAGTTCGACGGCTACTGCTCGGACGTCACGCGCACGTTCCCGGTGGCGCCGGCCTACTCGCCGCCCCAGCGGCGCATCTACGAGACCGTGCTGCGGGCGCAGAAGGAGGGCATTGCGCTGGTGCGGCCGGGCGTGTCCATGGAGGACATCCACCGGCGCGCCACGGAAGTGCTGGTGGAGGGACTGCTCGATACCGGGCTGCTGTCAGGGAAGGCCGATGAACTGATCGAGCAGGGCGAGCACGCCAGGTTCTACATGCACCGGACCGGCCACTGGCTAGGGCTGGACGTGCACGACGTGGGCCGGTACCGGATCGACGGCGCCGTGCGTCCGCTGGAGCCCGGCATGGTGCTCACGGTGGAGCCCGGGCTCTACATCGCCGAAGACGTGGACGGGGTGAGCGACGACTACCGCGGGATCGGGGTCCGCATCGAGGACGACGTCCTGGTCACCGACGCGGGCCACGAGGTGCTGTCGGCCGCGATTCCCAAGGAAGTGGACGCCATCGAGGCGATCCGGCGCGAAGCGCTGGCGAGCCCGAGCCCGGCACCGCCTCTGTCTACCTAA
- a CDS encoding alpha/beta hydrolase yields the protein MAETVYKDFRREEMEYQFNPRFTVTEYARLQEERDRASEAARAQFKHHRDVRYGDGPRMTLDIFPAEQPGAPVQVYIHGGYWRGGNKDQYSFFADPFVEAGVTLVLLEYDLCPQVTVADIMRETREGIAWVYRHIAEYGGDPERLYLSGSSAGGHLTARALSHRWEEDGLPEDIIKAAVAITGVYDPDPVFYISSNEDIRLTPDIAREISAMLHPPLDRTPFVVAVGGAETRGWIGMSRDFFTLCQERGLDCSFLEVPGTHHFSVSGQLGERGSLMSRTVLGQMGCL from the coding sequence ATGGCGGAAACGGTGTACAAGGACTTTCGCCGCGAGGAGATGGAATACCAGTTCAACCCTCGCTTCACGGTTACCGAATACGCGCGGTTGCAGGAGGAGCGGGACAGGGCCAGCGAGGCCGCCCGGGCCCAGTTCAAGCACCACCGCGACGTGCGTTACGGCGACGGCCCGCGAATGACGCTTGACATCTTCCCGGCGGAGCAGCCCGGCGCTCCGGTGCAGGTCTACATCCACGGCGGGTACTGGCGGGGCGGCAACAAGGACCAGTACAGCTTCTTCGCCGATCCGTTCGTCGAGGCCGGGGTGACCCTGGTGCTGCTGGAATACGACCTCTGTCCGCAGGTCACCGTGGCCGACATCATGCGCGAGACCCGAGAAGGGATCGCGTGGGTGTACCGCCACATCGCCGAGTACGGCGGCGACCCGGAGCGGCTCTACCTGTCGGGGTCCTCGGCCGGCGGCCACCTGACGGCCAGGGCCCTCAGCCATCGCTGGGAAGAGGATGGTCTCCCCGAGGACATCATCAAGGCGGCCGTGGCCATCACCGGTGTGTATGACCCCGACCCGGTCTTCTATATCTCGTCCAACGAGGACATCCGCCTGACCCCCGATATCGCCCGGGAGATCAGCGCCATGCTGCATCCGCCCCTGGACCGGACCCCGTTCGTGGTGGCGGTGGGCGGGGCGGAGACCCGCGGGTGGATCGGCATGTCCAGGGACTTCTTCACCCTCTGCCAGGAGCGGGGCCTCGACTGCAGTTTCCTGGAAGTGCCGGGCACACACCACTTCTCCGTTTCGGGACAACTAGGCGAACGGGGCAGCCTCATGTCGCGTACCGTGTTAGGTCAGATGGGTTGTCTCTGA
- a CDS encoding TIGR04211 family SH3 domain-containing protein: MEQASVTARRVALAALWVLALSALCHAQSAYISGYREVMLRSGPSVEHRILAVLRTGNEMDILGEDGDYNLVSLPDGREGYVLKSFLTNEAPPERRLEELTAVVDTQATELQRLRNENRDLVARNDKLTEDHEGERRQLQRLQQESANLERDERLWWFGSGAGVLLVGWLMGMTRVRLRRKARARSFT, translated from the coding sequence ATGGAGCAAGCGTCGGTGACCGCCCGCCGCGTGGCGCTCGCGGCCCTGTGGGTTCTTGCACTCAGCGCGTTGTGCCACGCGCAATCCGCGTACATCAGCGGCTATCGCGAGGTCATGCTGCGCTCGGGACCAAGCGTGGAGCACCGTATCCTTGCGGTGCTGCGCACGGGCAACGAGATGGACATCCTCGGCGAGGACGGCGACTACAACCTTGTGTCCCTTCCGGACGGGCGTGAAGGCTACGTGCTCAAGAGCTTTCTCACGAACGAGGCCCCGCCGGAACGGCGCCTCGAAGAGCTGACCGCAGTGGTCGACACCCAGGCGACCGAGCTCCAGCGGCTGCGCAACGAGAACCGGGATCTCGTGGCGCGCAATGACAAGCTCACGGAGGATCACGAGGGCGAGCGGCGCCAGTTGCAACGCCTGCAACAGGAAAGCGCCAACCTGGAACGAGACGAGCGCCTGTGGTGGTTCGGCAGCGGCGCCGGCGTGCTCCTCGTCGGCTGGCTCATGGGGATGACCCGGGTACGGTTGAGGAGGAAGGCGCGCGCCCGGAGCTTTACCTAG